A genomic window from Pseudonocardia broussonetiae includes:
- a CDS encoding nitrilase-related carbon-nitrogen hydrolase, with amino-acid sequence MTDGIVRAAILQAKWTGDTASMIEVHESYARAAAEQGAQVMGFQEVFNAPYFCQVQESEHYRWAEPVPSGPTIVRMQALARETGMVLVVPVFEIEDAGHYYNTAAVIDADGTVLGKYRKHHIPQVKGFWEKFYFRPGNLGWPIFDTAVGRIGVYICYDRHFPEGWRALGLAGAQIVFNPSATSRGLSSYLWKLEQPAAAVANEYFVAAINRVGVEEYGDNDFYGTSYFVDPRGQFVGDVASGDDEELVVRDLDLGMIDEVRQQWAFYRDRRPDAYGPLVES; translated from the coding sequence ATGACCGACGGCATCGTCCGGGCCGCCATCCTGCAGGCGAAGTGGACCGGGGACACCGCCTCCATGATCGAGGTGCACGAGTCCTACGCGCGCGCCGCCGCCGAGCAGGGCGCGCAGGTGATGGGCTTCCAGGAGGTCTTCAACGCGCCGTACTTCTGCCAGGTGCAGGAGTCCGAGCACTACCGCTGGGCCGAGCCGGTCCCGAGCGGGCCGACGATCGTGCGGATGCAGGCGCTGGCCCGCGAGACGGGGATGGTGCTCGTGGTCCCGGTCTTCGAGATCGAGGACGCGGGCCACTACTACAACACCGCCGCGGTGATCGACGCCGACGGCACGGTGCTCGGGAAGTACCGCAAGCACCACATCCCGCAGGTCAAGGGCTTCTGGGAGAAGTTCTACTTCCGGCCCGGCAACCTCGGGTGGCCGATCTTCGACACCGCCGTGGGCCGGATCGGCGTCTACATCTGCTACGACCGCCACTTCCCCGAGGGCTGGCGCGCGCTCGGCCTGGCCGGGGCGCAGATCGTGTTCAACCCCTCGGCCACGAGCCGCGGCCTGTCGTCGTACCTGTGGAAGCTGGAGCAGCCGGCCGCCGCCGTCGCCAACGAGTACTTCGTCGCCGCGATCAACCGCGTCGGCGTCGAGGAGTACGGCGACAACGACTTCTACGGCACCAGCTACTTCGTCGACCCGCGCGGCCAGTTCGTCGGCGACGTCGCGAGCGGCGACGACGAGGAGCTCGTCGTCCGCGACCTCGACCTCGGCATGATCGACGAGGTGCGGCAGCAGTGGGCGTTCTACCGGGACCGCCGCCCCGACGCCTACGGCCCGCTGGTCGAGTCATGA
- a CDS encoding aspartate aminotransferase family protein codes for MSSELLKRTRAALPSWLAIYYDEPIELERGEGRHVWDADGHRYLDFFGGILTTMTAHALPEVTKAVADQAGKIIHSSTLYLNRPMVELAEQIAAVSEIPDAKVFLTPSGTEANDAALLLASSLRRSNQILALRNSYHGRSFSTIAITGNRSWSPTSLSPFQTYYVHGGQQYRSPFAGLSDGEYIAACVADLREVLDQAGGDVAAFIAEPVQGVGGFTSGPDGLLGAFAEVLREKGILWISDEVQTGWGRTGEHFWGWQASGATPDLVTFAKGIGNGLSMGGVIAPAAIMDSLGANHISTFGGSPLTSAGALANLRYLLDHDLQANAAAQGPALFEGLRALGSPIVGDVRGKGLMLGVELVRPGTGTPGDPAPELAGAVLEGCRRRGLLVGKGGLHGNVLRIAPPLTLTADEAAEGLAALLAAIEEATP; via the coding sequence ATGAGCTCGGAGCTGCTCAAGCGGACGCGGGCGGCGCTGCCGTCGTGGCTCGCGATCTACTACGACGAGCCGATCGAGCTCGAGCGCGGCGAGGGCCGCCACGTCTGGGACGCCGACGGCCACCGCTACCTGGACTTCTTCGGCGGCATCCTCACCACGATGACGGCGCACGCGCTGCCCGAGGTGACCAAGGCCGTCGCCGACCAGGCCGGGAAGATCATCCACAGCTCCACGCTGTACCTGAACCGGCCGATGGTGGAGCTGGCCGAGCAGATCGCGGCCGTGTCGGAGATCCCGGACGCGAAGGTGTTCCTCACCCCGAGCGGCACCGAGGCCAACGACGCGGCGCTGCTGCTGGCGTCGTCGCTGCGGCGGAGCAACCAGATCCTGGCGCTGCGCAACAGCTACCACGGGCGCTCGTTCTCGACGATCGCGATCACCGGCAACCGGTCGTGGAGCCCGACGTCGCTGTCGCCGTTCCAGACCTACTACGTGCACGGCGGGCAGCAGTACCGCTCGCCGTTCGCAGGGCTGTCCGACGGCGAGTACATCGCGGCCTGCGTCGCCGACCTGCGCGAGGTGCTCGACCAGGCGGGCGGCGACGTCGCGGCGTTCATCGCGGAGCCGGTGCAGGGCGTCGGCGGGTTCACCTCCGGCCCCGACGGCCTGCTGGGCGCGTTCGCCGAGGTGCTGCGCGAGAAGGGCATCCTCTGGATCTCCGACGAGGTCCAGACCGGCTGGGGCCGCACCGGCGAGCACTTCTGGGGCTGGCAGGCGTCGGGCGCCACCCCGGACCTGGTGACGTTCGCCAAGGGCATCGGCAACGGGCTGTCCATGGGCGGCGTGATCGCGCCGGCCGCGATCATGGACTCGCTGGGCGCCAACCACATCTCGACGTTCGGCGGCTCGCCGCTGACGTCCGCGGGCGCGCTGGCCAACCTGCGCTACCTGCTCGACCACGACCTGCAGGCCAACGCGGCCGCGCAGGGACCGGCGCTGTTCGAGGGCCTGCGCGCGCTGGGCTCCCCCATCGTCGGCGACGTCCGCGGCAAGGGGCTGATGCTGGGCGTGGAGCTGGTCCGCCCCGGCACCGGGACGCCCGGCGACCCCGCTCCGGAGCTGGCCGGCGCTGTGCTGGAGGGCTGCCGGCGGCGCGGGCTGCTGGTCGGCAAGGGCGGGCTGCACGGCAACGTGCTGCGCATCGCCCCGCCCCTGACCCTGACGGCCGACGAGGCGGCGGAGGGCCTGGCGGCCCTGCTCGCCGCGATCGAGGAGGCCACCCCATGA
- the hydA gene encoding dihydropyrimidinase, producing MSRTLITGGLVVTASDEMAVDVLVEDGTVVALGVGQDWTADTVLDATGKYVIPGGVDAHTHMEMPFGGTYAADTFETGTRAAAWGGTTTIVDFAIQSVGGSLREGLDAWHAKAEGRCAIDYAFHMILADVNDSSLKEMEALVGEGVTSFKLFMAYPGVFYSDDGKILRAMQKGAETGALTMMHAENGIAIDVLVEQALARGETDPRVHGEVRRELLETEATHRAIKLAQVAGAPLYVVHLSARSALAEIAKARDEGYNAFAETCPQYLFLSTDDLARPGFEGAKYVCSTPLRPKDHQADLWRGLRTDDLSVVSTDHCPFCFTGQKEMGIGDFSKIPNGLPGVENRMDLLHQGVVDGHISRRRWIEIACATPARMFGLYPRKGTIAPGADADIVIYDPAAKQVLSAETHHMAVDYSAYEGKEITGRVETVLSRGRVVIDAGAYHGRPGDGAYLRRDTCQYLR from the coding sequence TTGAGCCGCACCCTGATCACCGGCGGGCTCGTCGTCACGGCGTCGGACGAGATGGCCGTCGACGTCCTCGTCGAGGACGGCACCGTCGTCGCGCTGGGCGTCGGGCAGGACTGGACGGCCGACACCGTCCTCGACGCGACCGGGAAGTACGTCATCCCCGGCGGCGTCGACGCGCACACGCACATGGAGATGCCCTTCGGCGGCACCTACGCCGCCGACACGTTCGAGACCGGCACCCGCGCCGCGGCCTGGGGCGGCACGACCACGATCGTCGACTTCGCGATCCAGTCGGTCGGCGGCTCGCTGCGCGAGGGGCTCGACGCCTGGCACGCCAAGGCCGAGGGCCGCTGCGCGATCGACTACGCGTTCCACATGATCCTGGCCGACGTCAACGACTCCTCGCTCAAGGAGATGGAGGCGCTCGTCGGCGAGGGCGTCACCAGCTTCAAGCTGTTCATGGCCTACCCCGGCGTCTTCTACAGCGACGACGGCAAGATCCTGCGCGCGATGCAGAAGGGCGCCGAGACCGGCGCGCTGACGATGATGCACGCCGAGAACGGCATCGCCATCGACGTGCTCGTGGAGCAGGCGCTGGCCCGCGGCGAGACCGACCCGCGGGTGCACGGCGAGGTCCGCCGCGAGCTGCTGGAGACCGAGGCGACGCACCGCGCGATCAAGCTGGCCCAGGTGGCCGGCGCGCCGCTCTACGTCGTGCACCTCTCGGCCCGCTCCGCCCTCGCGGAGATCGCGAAGGCCCGCGACGAGGGCTACAACGCCTTCGCCGAGACCTGCCCGCAGTACCTGTTCCTGTCCACCGACGACCTGGCGCGACCGGGCTTCGAGGGCGCCAAGTACGTCTGCTCGACGCCGCTGCGCCCCAAGGACCACCAGGCCGACCTGTGGCGGGGGCTGCGCACCGACGACCTGTCCGTCGTCTCCACCGACCACTGCCCGTTCTGCTTCACCGGCCAGAAGGAGATGGGCATCGGCGACTTCTCGAAGATCCCCAACGGGCTGCCGGGCGTCGAGAACCGGATGGACCTGCTGCACCAGGGCGTCGTCGACGGCCACATCTCGCGGCGGCGCTGGATCGAGATCGCCTGCGCGACGCCCGCGCGCATGTTCGGGCTCTACCCGCGCAAGGGCACGATCGCCCCGGGCGCCGACGCCGACATCGTCATCTACGACCCGGCCGCGAAGCAGGTGCTCTCCGCCGAGACCCACCACATGGCCGTCGACTACTCGGCCTACGAGGGCAAGGAGATCACCGGCAGGGTCGAGACGGTGCTCTCCCGCGGGCGCGTCGTGATCGACGCGGGCGCGTACCACGGCAGGCCCGGCGACGGCGCGTACCTGCGCCGCGACACGTGCCAGTACCTCCGATGA
- a CDS encoding TIGR03842 family LLM class F420-dependent oxidoreductase, translated as MDVGLVLQTDPPAQAVVDRMVRAEGLGFSHGWTFDSHVLWQEPYVLYPRILERTSHLVVGPMVTNPATRDWTVLASMHATLDEQFGHRTVCGIGRGDSAVRVQGRPPTTLARLEEAMLVIRELAAGRSVDLGGTQVRIPWVAEGVPELPVWMAGYGPKALDLVGRVADGFILQLADPYLVEWTVKTVRAAAEAAGRDPASITICVAAPAYVGDDVAHARDQCRWFGGMVGNHVADLVTRYGAESAAVPAALTGYIKDRDGYDYSHHGRAGNTSTSFVPDEVVDRFCLLGPPGAQLERLAELRGLGVDQFAVYAMHDAVDETVAAYGASVIPAL; from the coding sequence ATGGACGTCGGGCTCGTCCTGCAGACCGACCCGCCCGCGCAGGCCGTCGTCGACCGGATGGTGCGCGCGGAGGGCCTCGGGTTCAGCCACGGCTGGACGTTCGACTCGCACGTGCTCTGGCAGGAGCCCTACGTCCTCTACCCGCGGATCCTGGAGCGCACGTCGCACCTGGTCGTCGGGCCGATGGTGACGAACCCGGCCACGCGCGACTGGACCGTCCTGGCCTCGATGCACGCCACGCTCGACGAGCAGTTCGGGCACCGGACGGTCTGCGGCATCGGCCGCGGCGACTCCGCCGTGCGCGTGCAGGGGCGGCCGCCGACGACGCTGGCGCGGCTCGAGGAGGCGATGCTCGTCATCCGCGAGCTGGCCGCGGGCCGGTCCGTCGACCTCGGCGGCACGCAGGTGCGGATCCCGTGGGTCGCCGAGGGCGTGCCGGAGCTGCCGGTGTGGATGGCCGGCTACGGGCCGAAGGCGCTCGACCTCGTCGGCCGCGTCGCCGACGGCTTCATCCTCCAGCTCGCCGACCCCTACCTCGTCGAGTGGACGGTGAAGACGGTCCGCGCGGCCGCGGAGGCGGCGGGCCGCGACCCGGCGTCGATCACGATCTGCGTGGCCGCGCCGGCCTACGTCGGCGACGACGTGGCGCACGCGCGCGACCAGTGCCGCTGGTTCGGCGGCATGGTCGGCAACCACGTGGCCGACCTCGTGACGCGCTACGGGGCGGAGTCGGCGGCGGTGCCGGCCGCGCTCACCGGCTACATCAAGGACCGCGACGGCTACGACTACAGCCACCACGGCCGCGCCGGCAACACCTCGACGAGCTTCGTGCCCGACGAGGTCGTCGACCGCTTCTGCCTGCTCGGCCCGCCCGGCGCCCAGCTCGAGCGGCTCGCGGAGCTGCGCGGGCTCGGCGTCGACCAGTTCGCGGTGTACGCGATGCACGACGCGGTCGACGAGACGGTCGCGGCCTACGGGGCGTCGGTGATCCCCGCGCTGTAG